The following coding sequences lie in one Oncorhynchus kisutch isolate 150728-3 linkage group LG3, Okis_V2, whole genome shotgun sequence genomic window:
- the lmo1 gene encoding rhombotin-1 isoform X2 has translation MLSVQPKGKQKGCAGCNRKIKDRYLLKALDKYWHEDCLKCACCDCRLGEVGSTLYTKANLILCRRDYLRLFGTTGNCAACSKLIPAFEMVMRARDNVYHLDCFACQLCNQRFCVGDKFFLKNNMILCQMDYEEGQLNGSFETQVQ, from the exons ATGCTCTCCGTCCAGCCCAAAGGGAAACAGAAGGGGTGCGCTGGCTGCAATCGCAAGATTAAAGACCGCTACCTGCTCAAGGCCCTGGACAAATACTGGCACGAGGACTGTCTGAAATGTGCCTGCTGCGACTGTCGCCTGGGGGAGGTGGGCTCCACCCTCTACACGAAAGCCAACCTCATCCTCTGTCGCAGGGACTACCTGAG gctCTTTGGTACAACAGGGAACTGCGCTGCCTGCAGTAAACTGATCCCAGCCTTTGAAATGGTGATGAGAGCCAGAGATAATGTTTACCATTTGGACTGTTTTGCCTGTCAGCTTTGTAACCAGAG GTTTTGTGTGGGGGACAAGTTTTTCCTTAAGAACAACATGATTCTGTGTCAGATGGACTATGAGGAGGGCCAGCTGAATGGCAGCTTTGAGACGCAGGTTCAATAG
- the lmo1 gene encoding rhombotin-1 isoform X1 codes for MVLDKEESVPMLSVQPKGKQKGCAGCNRKIKDRYLLKALDKYWHEDCLKCACCDCRLGEVGSTLYTKANLILCRRDYLRLFGTTGNCAACSKLIPAFEMVMRARDNVYHLDCFACQLCNQRFCVGDKFFLKNNMILCQMDYEEGQLNGSFETQVQ; via the exons GTGTGCCGATGCTCTCCGTCCAGCCCAAAGGGAAACAGAAGGGGTGCGCTGGCTGCAATCGCAAGATTAAAGACCGCTACCTGCTCAAGGCCCTGGACAAATACTGGCACGAGGACTGTCTGAAATGTGCCTGCTGCGACTGTCGCCTGGGGGAGGTGGGCTCCACCCTCTACACGAAAGCCAACCTCATCCTCTGTCGCAGGGACTACCTGAG gctCTTTGGTACAACAGGGAACTGCGCTGCCTGCAGTAAACTGATCCCAGCCTTTGAAATGGTGATGAGAGCCAGAGATAATGTTTACCATTTGGACTGTTTTGCCTGTCAGCTTTGTAACCAGAG GTTTTGTGTGGGGGACAAGTTTTTCCTTAAGAACAACATGATTCTGTGTCAGATGGACTATGAGGAGGGCCAGCTGAATGGCAGCTTTGAGACGCAGGTTCAATAG